From Thermococcus sp.:
TCTCGACAGGGTTCAGCGCGAGGGCATGAACGCGATAATCGAGGGAATCCACCTCGTCCCGGGCTTCGTTGAGACGGGCCAGAACGCATTCATGTATATCCTGACCGTAAGCGACAGAAAAGCCCTCGAGGCCCACTTCTACGAGCGCTCTCGCTACAGTAAGAGGCCGGCCGATTACTACATAGAGCACATCGACGAAATCCTCTGGCTTCAGGATTATATAATCAGAAAAGCCAAAGAACAAGGGGTCAAAGTAATAGAGAACATCGAGCTCGAAAGGACTGTAAACGAGATAATGGAGGACCTCATGAAGCGCCTGCGCGAGGGCCTTTGAACTTCCAGACGCCGAGAAGTCTTCTGCTCCCCCACGTTGCCTGAACCTCGAAAGCTATGACCATGCAGGGGTAGATGTCTATCACGTTGAAGCTGTTGCCGAAGGAGTTCCTGTGGAGCTCCCAGCTGACGGAACCGGCGTTTATAATAACGGTGTTCTCGACCTTAACGGCAAAGGCGTTACCCCCATGACCCGTTAAGACGAGCTCGGTTCCCCTCTCGGTCAGGAGCTTGAGCACGTCTCCAGCGTCCTCAAGAAAACCACGCTCCCTGCTCCTTGGAATCGGGACGACGTTGTGGTGCATGAAGACCACCCTGAACTTCTCGGACTCGTCGAGCTGTTTCGCGAGCTTCCTCTGGCCGAACCTTCCAACCACGCCTATCTCGGTTTCGTACTGTGGCGTCGAGACCGGAATGAATGTGAAGCCGTCGAGGGACATCTCTTCCGGCTCGCCGAAGTACTCCGGGAAGAGCTCGTAGCCAAGGTAGGTCATGTCGCTGTGGCCCGGAACCACGAGCTTGGGAACCTCAATCCTCTCCCAGAAGGTCAAGGCGCGCTCGAAGTTCCTCTCAATTCCCATGTCAACGACGTCTCCGTTGTGGATTACAATATCTGGTCTCAGCTTCTCTTTTATCAGGTTTACCACGTTTTCAAGGACTTTTTTCCTGAAGTAAACCCTATCCGAGACCTTGCTCTCGCTGAGCTGGACTATCCTAAGAAGCCTCTTTCCTCTCGGAACGAAGAGCTTCGGCCTAACCGCTCTGTGCTCCGCTCTAACTTCCTCACCTGTAACGCGCCTTATCGTTACCTCAACCCGTCCGTCGTCATGGATTGTGACGATGTTGTAGCTGTTAACATCACCGCGCCTCGTCTTCCGGCAGGATGCACAGCCCGCGTTGTCAACGACCAAATCTTCAACGCGGTAGACATTGGGAACGTGCTTGTGACCGCAGAGGTACAGCGTCACGTCGTTCCTGAGGAGCAAATCGAGGACGTCTCCAGCGTTAAACAGAACGTTTCTCTCCCTGCCAGTGTTGGGGAGCGGAACGAGGTGGTGATGGGCTGAGACTATCTTTACCTTCCTGTCGGAATACTCCTCAAGCTTTCTCTTCAGCCAGCGGAACTTGTGTTTTCCAATCCTGCCGTCGCTTAAATCCGGAATCGTGGAGTCTACCCAGATGAGAACACCGTCCTTGAACTCGTAAACGCCGTTGAGGGACCCTATGAAGGTCTCGAAGAGGTCGTAACCAACGTTTCTTACGTCGTGGTTGCCGGGAACAACGATGAGGGGCTTCTGAATCTTTCTGAGCTCGTATTCAGCCCTCTCGTACTCCTCCCTGAGGCCGTTGTTGGTCACATCACCTGTGTGCACGACGAAGTCGAAGTTGAGCCTGTTGATTTCGTTCGCTATTAAATCGTAGGCGTAGCCCTTGTAGGCGCTCTCGCCGGTTATGTGGGTGTCGCTTATGTGGGCAATCCTTATCATGGCCATCACTCCGCCGCTATGGCCGTTTCGAGCTTCCTCCTGCTTGCTGTTAATAGGTCACTGAGACTGAATATCCCGACTATCCTCCTATTCTCGCTGACGAGCATGTGCTTTATCCCCTTCTTGGCCATTATGTTGAGGACCTCGCGGAGAGGGGTGTTGGCATCAACTGTCACGAGCTCCCGAGTCATTATCTCCCTGACCGGGGTCGTGTTGGGCTTTCCGGGAATTACGACACGCCTTATGACATCCGTTTTTGTAAAGAAGCCAACGACCTCGTTTTCCTCCACCACGACGAGCGAACCTATGTCGAACTCCATCATTATCTCACAGGCCCTCTTAACGGTGTCCTCCGGTGAGACACCAATCAGCTTCCTCGTCATGTAAACCCTAATCGGGGCGTTCTCGTCCATGTCACCACCCCGGGGAGAGGCGTTCGACTTTATCCGCATCAATCAGGTACGTGCTTCCGTTTGAAATCGTCTTCCAGTCCGCCCTGTGGTAGAGCTCAAGCGTGGAACTCGCAACGGCGAAGACCTCGCCGTCAAGCTCAATAAGCCTCGCGTAGTCCCTGTGAAGGGGATTTTCCCAGTATTCTTCCGTCATGTAAGCCGTCACGAAGGCTTTCCAGCTTCCATCTGGAAGGAGAAAGAGGGTCGCGGTGTTGAAGGTTGTCCTTGTAAGCGATACTCCCCGGGAGTAGTGCCTCAAAAGTTCTTCCCTCTCGGGCCTTTCTAGGGCCCTGCAGAGATAAGCGGAAAAAACGTAGCTGTCCGAGACCTCTCTGAGGTCGTTCTCGTCGAAGCCCGCCAGTTCTATTACCTTTTCCTTGTCGAGGTCACCGTTGTGAAGGAACCAAAAGGAAAAGCCCCTCCTCGTTGAGAAGGCAAAAGGCTGGACGTTGAAGAGACCGAGCGAGCCCTGGGAAGACGCCCTCGCGTGGGCGAGAAGAACTGCTTCCTCACCCCCCTCCAGGAGGCCTAGAAGTTTTGAGAATCCTTCTCCGTCTTCAAAGACGGCCTTTGATGAGCGGTAGTGATAAACCACGCCGTTCCTCAGGAGGACGTAGCCCCAGCCGTCCGCGTGTTGTCTTTTACCGCTTCTTCTGGCCCTGTAGGGGTCGTTCTCGGCGGACTTCCTGAAGGCCTCGGTTAAAGACCCAATCTTCTCCCCTGGCCCCCTCGCAAAGAGTATTCTGCACACGGTTTCCACCTTATGTGTCTAAGCCATCAAACCCCAAAAGCTTTTAGGTGCCCCGACGAAAGAGAGGCGGTGGGTTGATGGAGCGCGCGGTTCTCAACGTCATGTCCCGCATCAGCCAGCACAGGAACCTCTACGAGAGGAACGAGGAGGCGGTAAAGCAACACCTCATAGGCGAGATTATGATTGCTCTCGGATGGGACTGGAGCAACCCTGAGGAGGTAAGGCCTGAAGAGAGGACAGAGGATGGAAGGGCCGACTACGCGCTCCTCCTTAACGGGGAGATTGTCGCTTTTCTTGAGGCAAAAAACCTCTCGGTGAACGTCATAAAGCGGGACGAACCCCTCAGACAGCTCGCCCGCTACTGTTTCAGCAGGGGGGTTAAGTACGGAATCCTCACCAACGGTGCCAAGTGGGTCGTCATCAAGGCCTTCGCTGAGGGAACTTCCCTCAGGGATAGAGTCCTCTTCACGGTAGATTTGGAGGAGGAACCCCTTGAGCGGGTTCTCGTCAAGCTCTCGCTCCTCTCAAAGGAGCGCATAAGGAAGCTGGAGCGACTCGCGACTCTTCTCAGTGCCCTTGAGATTGCCCACAAGAGCCTGCTCAACGAGGGTTTTGATGAAGAGTCCCTGCTGGACTACCTCCGGTCAAGGAGCGGGTCCTCGATAGTGCCCGTGGATAAACTGTCCGGCGTCGAGGTTCCAAGGGCCCTCTACGTTTATGAGAACGGCTGGAAGCCAATCCCCCTCGGCGATAAGAGTCTCAGAGGAGTTCTTATGGCTGTTCTCGACTACCTTGAGGGAAGGTCAAGTGGCGATAAGAGAGATGAAGTTAGAAAGGCCAGAAAACTGCTCTCAAGAATGAAACTGCCCCCCGAAAAGGTGGTTCTACTCCTCAGGGAGATAGAGAGGGGCGAGGGAATAAGGATTGGGGTGGAGATATAGCTCATCCAATGATTTCCTCCGCTATTCTCTCGGCGATTTCCTTCAGGGCTTTGCTTGCCAGACTTTTGGGGAAGGCCTCCACAACAGGCTTGAGCATGGACATGCTCTTTGGAATGGCCCTGTCGTAGGGGACCTCGCCTATTATCGGTATCCCCTCGCCCTCAGCCCACTCCCATAAAGCGGTAAAGCCGGGGTTAAGGTCTGCCTTGTTGATTATCAGGTAGGCCGGCTGTCTGAAGTGCTGGACGACCTTGTAGGCGCGCTGGACGTCGCTTAGGGAAGCGGGCGTCGGTTCTGCAATCAGTATGGTCAAGTCGGCCCCCCCTATGCTCGCTATCACCTGACAGCCGATTCCCGCGGCACTGTCAACAATCATGTGCTCCAGGTTGAGCTCCTCCATGATTTTCTTGGCCCACTCCTTTTCCTCAGTGACAAGCTTACCGCTCTCCGGCCTTCCAACGTCGAGCTGGGCCGAGATAATCGGGAAGCCATACTTGGTGGTTGCCTTTCTAATGACACCTGAGCGTGCCTGTTCAAGGGTTATCGTTCCCGGAACGGGGCAGACTAATCCACAGACGTTGCAACCCTCACAGGTGAGCTCGTTGACGACGTAGTTACCCTCATTGTCTATGTAAATGCTCTCGTACGGACAGCGCTCCATACAGATTCCACAGCGGACGCAGGTTTCGGTGTTTATCCTGGCAACCTTTGCACCTATGTGCTCTTTCTCTTCTTCCCACTCCTCAACACCAAGTAGCAGGCCGAGGTTAGGAGCCTCAGCATCGGCATCAACCGCGATAAGCCTGTATCTGTCCTTCAGGAAGTAGAGGAGGGAAGCCGTTATCGTGCTCTTTCCAACACCGCCCTTACCGCTCGCTATCGCTATCTGCATCACTCACCACCCCCGAGAAAGCCGGCAACCTTCTCGGCCATTTCGCTGAAGATTTTCGCCTCGGGAACGTCTTCAAGGACAACGGGCCTTCCGGAGACGTAGCTCCTGACGATGTTCTCGCTGTAGGGTATCTCAGCTATAACCTCGGCCCCGTATTTTTCCGCTAGCTCCCTGACCCTTCCCGTATCGCCCAAATCAGCCCTATTGATGACCACCCATGTCTTTAGGTTCATCAGTTTTCCGAGCTTGAGAATGAGCTCTGTATCGTGAATTCCGAGGGGGGTCGGTTCGGTAACCGCTATTAAAAGTCCCGAGCCCTCAATGGCCTTCGAGACGGTGTTACCTGTTCCAGCGGCTGTGTCAACCATGAGGAGCTCGTAGTCTAGACCTTTCGCACGTCTCTTTGTTTCAACGACTAGGGGCATCGAGCGTTCCTCTCCTTCCTTTAGCTTTCCGGTAACGAGTGTGAAGCCGTAAGGAGTTTCGGTCACGTATGTGTGGCCTATGACACGGAAAGCCTCTTGAATTGCCCCCGGAACCGGGCAGACTATCTCACAGGCCCGGCAGCCGGAACAGAGGTTAGGCATCAAAAACGGCGTTCCGTCTTTCAGCGTTATTATAGCGTGCTCCTCACAGACCTCGGCACACTTTCGGCACTTGATACACTTGGAGTAGTCGAACTTCGGCATGAACTGATTAACGGGTCTCTCGTTTGAGAGCTCAACGCCAAGGAGCAGGTGGTCGTTTGGAGCTTCAACATCTAAATCTGCTAAAACCATCTTGAAACGCTTTGCCAGCTCAACGGCGAGGTTAATCGCGACGGTTGATTTTCCCGTTCCTCCTTTTCCACCGCTCACTGCTATCTGCACGTTCTCACCCCCGGAAATTAGGGTAGCCGAATTCCTTTTAAACTTTGTGCATAATCACGAAAGTCGCGAAAAGTTTTTATTAACTCAAAGTTATTAAAGCTTGGTGATGAGCATGGAGCTGGCGAAAATCGAAAGAAAGAAAGCCGAACTCTACAGGGCGTTAATACCGCTCGTTCCGAGGGACTTTAAGGACGACCTCAAACTGCTCGCGAGTCACTCCGAGAGGAACGCAAGACTGCTCGAGAAGGTTAAGGTGCCCGAGGAAACGAGGGGATTAAAAGAAGTCGAGGTTGCCCTCGAGTTTCTGAAGAAGGCACTCACGAACCCCGAGTCAAGGGTCGAGGACTACTACAGATACGCCATAGATGCCGAGGAAGCAACCGCTAGGCTTTACTCGGAGCTCAGCATGAAAGCTAAATCGGAGAGAACCAGAAGGCTCTTCCGCTGGCTGGCCGAGATAAACAGGGAACATGCAGAAATACTGAGGAGACACCTTGAGATGTGGGAGTTCATGCAGGAGCAGGTCGAGGAGGAAGAAATCCCCGAGGACCTGCTCGAGCAGTGGTTCGAGGACATAGACCTGTAGTTAGGTTCCCCTAAATCTTTTTAAAATCCCCTTCAGAGGTTTTAACGGTGGTTGGTATGAGATGCCTGAAGGTTGCCTTTGGAATGGAGGACGATGAGCATCTCATAGATGCCCATTACGGTGACTCGGAGTTCTTTGCAATCTATGAGGTTTGTGAAAACGGGAGCGTTAAACTCCTGGAAAAGAGGCCGAACAAAGCCAAAGACTTTGAAGAGGAGCACGATGAAGGCCACGGTGACCCGAGGAAGTTCAAAGCCGTGGTGAGCCAGCTTTTGGATGTTGATGTTCTAGCAGCTTTCAGAATGGGGCCGAACTTTTTGAGAATCCGGGACAAGACCAACAAGGTGGCCTTCTTTACAAGGACAAGAGACCTAAAGCTCGCCCTCCAGCGCGTCCTTGAGAACTTCGATGAACTCTGGGAGCAGGTGCAGGAGAAGAAGAGGGCCATTGAAAAGCCTATCCTTGAGGAGTGAGCATGAAATTTTGGGGAATTGAACCGAAGGTCGGGCTTGTCTCGGGTTCATACGCCCTTCTAGCCTTTTATCTTAACGCGAGGTCTGGCAGGGGCTTATCTTTCCCCCTCTTCGGACTCTCCCTTCTTGTTCTCGGAGTGGTCCTCTGGTTTGTCTGCTACCTTCAGGTTTCAAGGGCTTACTCGCGAGGAGAGCTCTTGACTAAGGGCTGTTACTCGAGAGTTAGACACCCGATATACTCCATCTGGGGCTTTCTAATCATTCCGGGCTTTTCCCTTGTCGTCGGCGGTTTCATGCTCCTACTCCCTGCAATCTACTGGCTCTCGGTTTTAGCTTTTATAGGCGAGGAGGAAAAGGTTCTCGAAAGGAGGTTCGGTGATGAGTGGAGGAGATACGCGGATAGAACGCCCCGTTTCGTCCCAAGGCCTTGAACTCCTTCCGGTTCATCTCTACGTTTTGGCCCATCTCAGAAAGGCGGGCGTTGACTACGCTAAGATGATGGCGAAGATGAGCGAGCTTCCTCTTTCTCTCATCGAGGACACGATAAAGGACCTAATGGAAACTGGGTTGGTAGAGCGGGACTCTGGAAGCGCGATAAAGAGGAGTAAGGCGAGGTTTAAGAAGGCCTTTGAGGTTCACAAGCACCATACCTACTACCGTCTCTCGCGCGAGGGAGAGCTTTTCGTGCGCTCCATTGACGAGAAGTGGCTGGAAAGCTATTTCAACTCGCTTTTTCCAGATGGGTGGAAGGTGGTCTTGGCCCTAACTAAGGCCAAAGGCTTCAACCAGCTTCCGAAGGAGTTAAGAAACGATAGAATCAGGGAGGAACTCGTTCTTCACCGCTTCATAACACCAAACGGGCGAAAGACGACGTTTTTCAAACTGCTGGCTGAATTCTTAGGGATTACAACTCGATGATTGTTCCAGTTTTCACTTCCACAAACTTCCTTGGATAGTTTTTCCGCATGTAAACCTTCGCCTCATCGCCGGAACAGTGCGCTGGGGCTATGAATTCGGTCATTCTGGTGAGTTTATCAAGGGTTCTCCGTGAAGGATAATGGAAGCCGCCGATGACGAGATGGGCTTTCTCATAGCCCGAAACATCTAAGAGGGTCTCGGTGAGCCTGTCAACGCCCGGATGGGAACAGCCCACAATGATTACCAATCCGGAAGGAGTTTCAATCGCAATGGCGTGCTCAAAACCGTTCAGCGCTCCAGAAGTCCAGACCCCCTCGGCTATCTCCCCAGCATCAATGACTTCGAAAACGGTCAGCCCCTCTATCGTTCCACCCGGCGGTGCGTAGAGCCTCAGACCCGGATTAAGCTGGGCAATTAGGGGAAAGCCACCATAGTGGTCATAATGCCAGTGGCTTAAAACTGCAAAGTCTAGGTTTCTCAGTGAAGTCCCCAGAACCTTCGAGTTGTGGGCTAAAACTTCTCCCCTCGTGTCGGCATCGAAGAGGAAGCGGTAGTTTCCTTCGGCAAGGACGCTCCAGCCCCAGTCGTTGATGAGACCCTTTGCCCGGGTGTTGTCGTTGAGGACTGTCAGCCTCATCGAGGGTTCTTGTCCGCAGGGGATATAACCTTTCCGTTAAACGCTTTCGTTTGCTGAAAGGTTATTAAGGTGAGGAGATATTTTACCCCGGTGATAGCATGGGAGCGGAGGAACACAAGAGGAAAGCCCCCAAAAAGTTCAAATTCGCGGTCATAACGGTTAGCGATACCGCAAGCAGGGGAGAAAAGGAAGACAAAAGCGGGAAGTTCCTTGTTGAGGAGCTTGAAAAGGCCGGACACGAGAGGGTTCTTTACAAGATAGTGCCCGACGAGAAGATGGCCATAATTGGAGCAATCGTAGATGCCTTCAATAGGGGAGCTGAGGTTGTTGTTACCTCTGGAGGAACCGGAATAGCTAGCAGGGACGTTACGATAGAGAGCGTTAGGCCACTTTTCGATAAAGAACTGACGGGCTTCGGGGAGATTTTCAGACTAATGAGCTACGAAGAGATAGGGACCTCTGCCATCATGACGAGGGCAACCGCCGGGATAATCAGAAGCTCAGGCAGGGCAATGGCCGTCTTCTGCCTGCCAGGAAGCCTTGGAGCGGCTAAGACCGGGGTGGGGATTATCCTCAACGAGGCTGGCCACGTCCTAAAGCACGGGAGGGAGTGAAATGAAAGAGTTCAAGCGCCTCACGCCTTACAGGGAAGCCCTGAATTTGCTGTTAAAGGATTTGACCGAGATTAGCGAGTTTGAAGAAGTCCCCCTGGATGATGCCCTTGGACGGGTTCTTGCAGAGGACATAGTCTCGCCAATAGACAGCCCGCCCTTCAACAGGTCGGCCGTTGACGGCTACGCCCTTCGCGCGGAGGACACGTTTCCAGCCAGGGAATACAACCCGGTCGAGCTTAAGGTAATAGATGAGATTACTGCCGGTGAAGAGAGTGGCGCTAAGGTCGAGTCCGGAACGGCGGTAAAGCTCATGACGGGCTCGAAGATACCAGAGGGTGCCAACGCCGTTCTCATGCAGGAGATGGCCGAGCGTGAAGGAAACGTTATAAAGGTCCTTCGCCCCATTGCGCCAGGCCAGAATGTTGCCTTCGCCGGAGAAGACGTTAAGAAGGGGGAGGTAATCCTTAGAAGGGGACATGTTCTAAGGCCCCAGGATTTGGCCCTGCTCAAGAGTGTGGGCTTCAGAAGGGTGAAAGTTAAGAGAAAGCCCCGCGTTGGGATAATCATCACAGGAAGTGAGCTCATAGAAGAATTCAACGAAGAGGCGCTGAAGTCGGGCAAAATCCTTGAGAGCAACTCCATAATGCTTAAGGGTCTTGTGAAGCAATACTTCGGCGAACCCCTCCTTTACGGTGTCGTTCCGGACGATGAAGACCCGATACGGGAAGCAATCGAGAGGGCCAAGATGGAAAACGACCTCGTCCTCGTTACGGGCGGTTCCGCCTTCGGCGACAGGGACTTTGCCCACCGCTTTGTCAGGTTGCTCTTCCACGGGACTACCATAAAGCCCGGAAGGCCAATAGGCTACGGTGAGGGAGTCTTCATAATGAGCGGTTACCCCGTGGCCGTCTTCGCCCAGTTCCACCTCTATGTCAAGCACGCTTTGACCAAGCTCGTCGGTGCTAAAAACTATGGGGCTCGCGTTAGGGCGAAGCTAACCGACAGGGTACCGAGCCAGCTTGGGAGATATGAGTTCGTCAAGGTCTGGTACGAGAACGGTGCGGCGAGACCCATTAAGAAAAAGGGAAGCGGAATAATAAGTTCACTTGTGGAGAGCAACGGCTACATAGAAATTCCAGAGGACAGTGAAGGTTACCTTGAGGGAGAAGAGGTTTGGGTGACCCTATACTAAAAGTCTCCTACCAACGCCCCGCTGTCTGGAATCTTTATAATCTCTCTAACATCCTCTGGAAGTTCATCAATAATTTTCAATTCCTTTTGGACAATTTCTTGAATTATCTCCATTGTCTCACGCTTTCTCTGTTCTAACACATCATAGACTGGATTATCTTTAAGCCAAGGTATAATTTCTTTAACATCCTGCTTTGGAGAGTTAATAAGACCACTCTCTGTCATAGCATAGCATTACCCATTATATTCTTTGGGTTAATAATCTTTTCTATTCTCCCGTTGGCACAACCATGGAATGTAACTAAGTGGAACGTTAAGATGAAAATCGAAGAACAATGTCGCCCGCCCGTAACTCCCGCCATCATCTCAGCCAGACGGCAGAATCAGCGGGCTAACCCAGGCGGGCGAGAAGTGTGCCCGGTCTGGGTTTCCCGCGGTCATTGCGCTCCGTAACGCGGAAGGCCCTCCCGCGGGGACCTCGCTGAGACCGGGCTGTAGCCCCCGCATCGCCCCCCGGTTCATTCTCCCCGGGGTCCTCGCGCGGGGGCATTTTTAGTTTGAAACCGCGGTTTATAAAACCTCACTCTAAGAGTTTTCTAAGCTGGTTGAAGAGGCGTTCCTCAATGCTATTTTTGTCTATAACCAATATCAGAGTTCCGCCCTTCACCATGACGATGTCTCTGAGCTTGGATAGAAACTTCATGATAGAGTCCCATGAGTTGTACATGCTCAGGTATTCAAGGCAGTCAATTATTACCACACCTGGAATGCCCCTTCTTGAAGTTTCCTCAAGGTACTGAAAGGCTATCTCCGTCATCTTCGCTAGGTCCGTGGGGTTCAGAGTTCCTGATATGTTCTCCTTCCTGAAAGGAACGGCGGTTACAAAGTACGTTTTCCATCCCTTCCCAGCATACTTCAAATCCCTGAGAAACGCGAGAACAGGGGCATTTTCGAGTTTCTGCAACAGGGACTGGAATTCCTTTGGGCTGACTATAATCGTACCGTGGTGTATTTTGGGCGCTTTGATTTCCCCACTTCCTTCCAAGAACTCCCTTGTGGAAGTCAGTCTGTACATTGAGTAGGCCATTGAAATTGTAAGAATCGTTGAAAGGGTGAATCCTATTGGCAGGTACCATATATAGAGCCCAAAAATGGCTGCAGGTATTAGATGAAGACCAAAAAGGACAATACTCCAGTAGAGAATCCTCGCCGGCCGTTTGTATATTTCCTCAATCGGCCTAAGTAAAAGCCCGCTCGCGAAGACGAATGCCCCGCTCACGCCTAAAGAAACTCCAGCCGTCAGGGCCCAGTCAGGATTTTCTGTGAGTCTGTAAACCAAGTAAACGAAGCAGTAGAATGTTGGAGCTATAATTCCCATGTTCTTCAAGGTGGAATGGGGGATTGGAATTGACTCCTCCTCAAGAAGCTTTGTAGAGCCTACAAATATAAGGGCGGCGAAAACTGTGAGGGAGAGTTCGGCTACTCCGAGAAGGACCTGATTCTGGGAGGCTGATAGAACCACCATGACGAAGTCAGCAAGCCACGCCACTGAAAAGAACAGCGCGGATTTCCGCCTGTGTCTGAGGTAAATCCTCATTATCAGGGCGAAGGCCGTTAAGTCTGCCAGCATAACTAGGCTTCCGCTTACGAGGGGGATTATGTCATGTGGTTCCATGGACAAACCTCCTGGGGTTGGAAAACCCATCCCATCTGAAGAGTCCGCGGGGGGCTACCCTCGTTGCCGTTTCATTTTCAACCTTAATCACCAACACCTCTGGTCGGGCAACTACAACGGCGAGCTTTCCTCTCTCATTGTAGTCAACCACGCGGTAACCTTCCTCGGTCTTCTCAACCGGGAAGATGAGCGTAAAGGGCCAGTTGGGGTAGTAGGCTATCTCCTCACCCTTTGGAACCCCCACAAGGTCCCCAAAGAGATAATAGCCGTAGAGGGGAATCGTCCTGGCGTTTGGGAACTTCTCCTCGACGTTTCTAAGGAAGGCGACGTCTGTTCCCACTCCGCTCAGGATAACAGCCTCGATGTTATTAGATGCACTCTCAAAGAGGTTTACGAGAGGCGGTGCCGTTCTCGCGAGGTTTATGGTGTCTCTTTTCAAAACACGCTCCGTGTACTTGACGAGGGGATTAAGAATGTGGAGAACCTCTTCAACTCCCTTCTCCTTTAGAATCCTCTTCAAACCGTCTGTTTCCATGCCTATGAAGTAAAGGTAACCTTCGTAACTCCAGACGAGCTCGCTTATCTCATCCTGATACCATCCATAGGGTCCATGAGCCAGTGCGCGCATCTTTCCCGGGGGAAACAGCTCATCGAGACCGTATATTTCATCGAGGGAACGCCTGAGATAGGCAACGAGGTAGTCAACGTAATCCTTGTCCCAGTGGCCGATTGCCCTCTCGCGGGTCGTTCCAGACGATTGATAAAACCTTATTTTTCCCTGGTAGCCTTCGGGCAGGAACTCGACCCAGTTAGCACGGAGGTAGTCTTCATCAACGGAAAGTCCAGCGTTGAGGAGGTTTTCTACGGTCTCTGCAACAGTATCCCCAATAAGGTTATTGACATCGTTTGAAAACCTTCTCCAGTAGGGAGTACGCTTGAAGTGAAATCCAATTATCCTGTTGAGGTATTCAAGGACGTCGTCTTCCCCGACTTTAAGGGGTTCTTCAATTAAATCCTCTGGTACATTATCATACGTCATGGTCTGTAATTGTCCGTAAGGGAATATAAGCCTTTCTTAAACTACTTTTTATATCCTGGTTGCATACGAAACCCATAGAGTTAAATAAAATTGTCCCCAATTCCCGTTGGTGAGACCATGAGTGTGGTAATCTACAGGAAGCCCCTGATTAAGGGGTTCAAATACACAGTGGAAAAGGCCGTGGAAACGACACCCTTCTGGGCGGAAAAGTTCGGGGGTGTTGAAATCGAGGGTTTAACTCCCGAAGGGCTGGCAAAATTAACCAGAAAGGTCACAATAAAGCCTCATGACCTGTATAACAGGGAGAAGGTCTGGCCAAATTACATCATGGAGGGGAGGATTTTCCACGCGGTAATGAGAACCAGCGGAACGACGGGCAGGCCAAAGAGAATACCCTTCACAAT
This genomic window contains:
- a CDS encoding metallophosphoesterase, whose protein sequence is MIRIAHISDTHITGESAYKGYAYDLIANEINRLNFDFVVHTGDVTNNGLREEYERAEYELRKIQKPLIVVPGNHDVRNVGYDLFETFIGSLNGVYEFKDGVLIWVDSTIPDLSDGRIGKHKFRWLKRKLEEYSDRKVKIVSAHHHLVPLPNTGRERNVLFNAGDVLDLLLRNDVTLYLCGHKHVPNVYRVEDLVVDNAGCASCRKTRRGDVNSYNIVTIHDDGRVEVTIRRVTGEEVRAEHRAVRPKLFVPRGKRLLRIVQLSESKVSDRVYFRKKVLENVVNLIKEKLRPDIVIHNGDVVDMGIERNFERALTFWERIEVPKLVVPGHSDMTYLGYELFPEYFGEPEEMSLDGFTFIPVSTPQYETEIGVVGRFGQRKLAKQLDESEKFRVVFMHHNVVPIPRSRERGFLEDAGDVLKLLTERGTELVLTGHGGNAFAVKVENTVIINAGSVSWELHRNSFGNSFNVIDIYPCMVIAFEVQATWGSRRLLGVWKFKGPRAGAS
- a CDS encoding CBS domain-containing protein yields the protein MDENAPIRVYMTRKLIGVSPEDTVKRACEIMMEFDIGSLVVVEENEVVGFFTKTDVIRRVVIPGKPNTTPVREIMTRELVTVDANTPLREVLNIMAKKGIKHMLVSENRRIVGIFSLSDLLTASRRKLETAIAAE
- a CDS encoding class II glutamine amidotransferase, which translates into the protein MCRILFARGPGEKIGSLTEAFRKSAENDPYRARRSGKRQHADGWGYVLLRNGVVYHYRSSKAVFEDGEGFSKLLGLLEGGEEAVLLAHARASSQGSLGLFNVQPFAFSTRRGFSFWFLHNGDLDKEKVIELAGFDENDLREVSDSYVFSAYLCRALERPEREELLRHYSRGVSLTRTTFNTATLFLLPDGSWKAFVTAYMTEEYWENPLHRDYARLIELDGEVFAVASSTLELYHRADWKTISNGSTYLIDADKVERLSPGW
- a CDS encoding type I restriction endonuclease codes for the protein MERAVLNVMSRISQHRNLYERNEEAVKQHLIGEIMIALGWDWSNPEEVRPEERTEDGRADYALLLNGEIVAFLEAKNLSVNVIKRDEPLRQLARYCFSRGVKYGILTNGAKWVVIKAFAEGTSLRDRVLFTVDLEEEPLERVLVKLSLLSKERIRKLERLATLLSALEIAHKSLLNEGFDEESLLDYLRSRSGSSIVPVDKLSGVEVPRALYVYENGWKPIPLGDKSLRGVLMAVLDYLEGRSSGDKRDEVRKARKLLSRMKLPPEKVVLLLREIERGEGIRIGVEI
- a CDS encoding ATP-binding protein codes for the protein MQIAIASGKGGVGKSTITASLLYFLKDRYRLIAVDADAEAPNLGLLLGVEEWEEEKEHIGAKVARINTETCVRCGICMERCPYESIYIDNEGNYVVNELTCEGCNVCGLVCPVPGTITLEQARSGVIRKATTKYGFPIISAQLDVGRPESGKLVTEEKEWAKKIMEELNLEHMIVDSAAGIGCQVIASIGGADLTILIAEPTPASLSDVQRAYKVVQHFRQPAYLIINKADLNPGFTALWEWAEGEGIPIIGEVPYDRAIPKSMSMLKPVVEAFPKSLASKALKEIAERIAEEIIG
- a CDS encoding ATP-binding protein, whose product is MQIAVSGGKGGTGKSTVAINLAVELAKRFKMVLADLDVEAPNDHLLLGVELSNERPVNQFMPKFDYSKCIKCRKCAEVCEEHAIITLKDGTPFLMPNLCSGCRACEIVCPVPGAIQEAFRVIGHTYVTETPYGFTLVTGKLKEGEERSMPLVVETKRRAKGLDYELLMVDTAAGTGNTVSKAIEGSGLLIAVTEPTPLGIHDTELILKLGKLMNLKTWVVINRADLGDTGRVRELAEKYGAEVIAEIPYSENIVRSYVSGRPVVLEDVPEAKIFSEMAEKVAGFLGGGE
- a CDS encoding ferritin family protein, which translates into the protein MSMELAKIERKKAELYRALIPLVPRDFKDDLKLLASHSERNARLLEKVKVPEETRGLKEVEVALEFLKKALTNPESRVEDYYRYAIDAEEATARLYSELSMKAKSERTRRLFRWLAEINREHAEILRRHLEMWEFMQEQVEEEEIPEDLLEQWFEDIDL
- a CDS encoding NifB/NifX family molybdenum-iron cluster-binding protein produces the protein MRCLKVAFGMEDDEHLIDAHYGDSEFFAIYEVCENGSVKLLEKRPNKAKDFEEEHDEGHGDPRKFKAVVSQLLDVDVLAAFRMGPNFLRIRDKTNKVAFFTRTRDLKLALQRVLENFDELWEQVQEKKRAIEKPILEE
- a CDS encoding isoprenylcysteine carboxylmethyltransferase family protein, with product MKFWGIEPKVGLVSGSYALLAFYLNARSGRGLSFPLFGLSLLVLGVVLWFVCYLQVSRAYSRGELLTKGCYSRVRHPIYSIWGFLIIPGFSLVVGGFMLLLPAIYWLSVLAFIGEEEKVLERRFGDEWRRYADRTPRFVPRP